AGAGAGATAATGGAAGATTTGATTCTAAAACATAGATTTGAAGAAGTTGTAGGTGTTGATATACTTGAAGAGTTGCCAGAAGATTTCACGCTTGCCAGATTGAGAACAAACCCGAAGGCGAAGATAATTACAGGTGCAAGACTTGAGAGATTTACAAGCGATGGTGTCATAATAAACAAAGCTGGAAATGAAGAGAATATCGGTAAGTTTGACCTTGTAATAACCTGCATTGGAACAAGACCGAATCAGAAGCTGTATGAAGAGATAAAAGATAAGTTTGAGCATGTCGAACTTATAGGCGATGCAAACAAAGTCGCAGACATTTACGAAGCAACGCAACAGGCTTATAATGTCGTTGCAAAGTATTAAAACATCAAAGGGAAGGCTAAAGCCTTCCCTTTCCTCCTAAACAGCCATGCCAAGAAGAAGAAAAAGAGCAAGAATAGGATATAGATTTGGAAAGGTTTGTTTTAAACCATGCGGAATGCCACGATACAACCTTGATAAGGTTACTCTAACCTATGATGAGCTTGAAGCCATTAGGCTTGCAGATTTAGAAGGCATGTATCAACAGGATGCAAGCCAACTAATGAATGTATCAAGACCAACATTTTCGCGTATCATAGAGAGAGCACATCAAAAGATTGCAGAAGCGTTAATTCATTCTAAAGCCATAGAGATAGAAGAGCACATCGAAGATGAATAGCTGCATATTTTGTAAGTATGAAGAACTCAATGTTATTTTAAAAAATGAGTTATGTTATGCGATTTTTGATAAATATCCCGTCAATAAAGGGCATATGCTTATTATTCCATACAGACACATAGAGAGCCTATTTGATGCAACAGAAAAAGAAATAAAGGCAATTTTCTCACTTTTAAAAGAAGCAAAAGCATACTTAGATGGTGAATTTAAACCCGATGGTTATAATGTTGGTGTCAATATAGGAAAATATGCAGGCCAAACCGTAATGCACCTACATGTCCATCTTATACCGCGATACAAAGGTGATATTGACAACCCAACAGGTGGCGTAAGGGGGGTTATACCATCAAAGATGCGATATCCCTTCTCTTAATGGTGCGAGCGGGGAGACTCGAACTCCCACGCCTTGCGGCACCAGATCCTAAGTCTGGCGCGTCTACCAATTCCGCCACGCTCGCAAAGCGGAAATTTTATATAAAACCTTACTACAAATGTCAATTTATTTTGAAATTTATCCTGTTTTTTTGTATTTTCAAAAAAGGAGGCATTTCATGGCAAAATTGAGATTTTACACTTTACTAAGAGAAAAACTAAATACGGATAACATAGATATAAAAATAAGCAAAAACATGGACCTTATGCAAATTCTAAGAAAAGCAGAGAAAGAGATAAATAAGCACTTCGTCAACGATTTAATAAACAATGAGAGCACCTTAATACTAATAAATGGCAAAAATTTTCACCAACTAAACTGTTTCTCAACAGAGATAAGCGACTCAGACATAATAGACATATTCCCTTCGGCTGGCGGCGGATGAGAAAAATATTTTTTAGAAATATTCAATTTTTCGGTAAAGAATCGGTAAATAAGATAAAAAATTCAGAAGTTGCAGTATGCGGAGTCGGCGGTCTTGGATGTGTTGTAGCTGACATCCTAACGAGAATGGGCGTGGGAAAAATAAAACTTTTAGATAAAGGTATAGTGGACGAACCAGATATAGGAAGACAACTTTTGTATGACTATTTCGACATAGGGAAAAAGAAAGTAGCTGCAGCAAAAGAAAAGCTTATTAAAATAAGAACATCTAAGATCGAATCTTATATGGTTGATATACAAAATGATAACCTTGATTTTTTGGAAACAGTTAGTGTAGTTGCAGATTGTTTGGATAACTACTCTTCAAGATATTCACTTGAAAACATCATAAAAGAGCATCAATTTTTAGTCCATGGAAGTGTTGAAAATTCATACGGACAAATAACAACAATAAAAAAGAAGGAAACGGTAAAATTAAAGGAACTATACTTTGGTTTAAAAGAAAAAGAAGAAATAGCCGTCAGTACACCTGCTGTATTCTTCGTTGGAACACTGATGGCAGAAGAAATAATAAACTGTATTCTGTTAAAGCCCAAACTCAAAAACACTCTTCTTGTAGCAAACCTAAGCGATTTTTCGTTATCAAAGATTCCGTTATCTATCGATTGACTAATTCATCTTATGTGTTGTATAAAAACTCAACATGGGTTTTGACAAAAACGCTTGGAATTACCTTGTAAGTTCGGACCATAGAGTAGGTGAAGATTTAGAGTTTATTAGGGTGTATTTTAAAGGATTAAAGTTTGAAAAGTTGCTTGATATTGCATCTGGTGCTGGTCATTTTGCAAACATTTTTGATGCCAATTCGAAAGTGATAAGTGATATAAGCTTAAACATGCTTAAAACTGCTAAAAAGCATTATGGATTTGAGCAAGTTGTAAGATGCGATGCTATGAACTTGCCTTTCAAAGACAATAGTTTTGATATTGCAACATGCAGGATAGCATTTCATCATTTTAGAAGACCTTTTGAATTTTTCAAAGAAGTGCACAGAATTTTGAAACTAAAAGCTTTTTTTGTATTAATAGACAGCATCGTTGATATCGACGATAAAGAGCTAAACAGAATAGAGAAGATAAGGGACAAAACACATTACAAAAGCCATACCGTAGAAGAGATTCTCTCATTTGCAAAGGGTTTTAGGCTTATAAGTTTTCACACGATTTTTAAAAGGCATAATTTTGAAGAGTGGGCAGCAAGACTCTCGCCAGACAAAGATACATTCAATAGAATAGAAAATGCGTTTTTAGAGCTAAACAGGGATATTAAAAACGAGCTCAAGGTTGAGATAAAAGACGGTAAGGTTGTATCATACACCGATAAAAAAGGTATATTTATCTTTCAAAGATTGGGAGGTTAAGATGCTTAAAAGGTTTTTCAGTTTTGTGTTAGTTTTTATTTTAGCATTTACACTTCCTGCTTTTGCCAAAAAGGATATTATCGTATTCCATGCTGGAAGTCTCTCTGTGCCATTTAAAAAAATGGCAAAAGAGCTTGAAAAACTTCATCCAGAGTATCATGTTGTCTTAGAAGCAAGTGGCTCAAGAATGGCAGCAAGAAAGATAGCAGACTTACACAGACCCTGCGATGTTATGGGTTCTGCTGATTATACGGTTATCAATAATCTGCTCATAGATACGGGAAATGCAAAATTTAATGCTCTATTTGCAACAAACGAGATGGCAATAGTTTTCACAGACAAATCAAGATATGCTAATATCATAAACTCAAAAAACTGGTATAAAATCCTACTAAAGAAAGATGTCATTGTTGGACACTCAAATCCTAACGATGACCCCTGCGGATATAGAGCTATGCTTGTTGCTAAGTTAGCTGAAAAATACTATCATATTCCTGGATTTTTCAAAAAACTCTTTGGCTATCCCGACTATTACAAACCAGGTTTTGAAAAAAAAGGAAAGGTTATAGTAAGACCCAAAGAGACAGACTTGATAGCTCTTCTTCAGATGCACTACATAGATTACATTTTTCTTTATAAGTCTGTCGCCATTCAACATCATTTAAGATATATAACACTACCACCAGAAATATCTTTAAAAAGCAAAAAGTTTGAAGATTTTTATAAAACTGTATCATTTAAGGTCAGCGGCAAAAAACCTGGTCAGTTCATAGTCAAAAAAGGCGCTCCAATGATTTATGGCCTTACAATTCCACAAAACTTTAATTCACCACCAAACAAAAAAGGAGCTGTCTTGTTTGCGAAATTTATTTTATCAAAAGAAGGCCAGAAAATAATGAAAGAGTGTGGTCAGGGTATCATAAATCCACCAATTATAGAAGGTGATGCATCTATACTAAACTCAAAGTGAGCTTTCTGTCAGTAAAAGATTTAAGTCTAAAACTGGGCAATTTTGAGCTTAAAAATATAAGTTTTGAGATAGATAAAGGTGATTTTTTAGCAGTATTAGGCAGAACAGGTTCAGGTAAAACATCACTTCTCGAATGTTTAACAGGTTTTAAAAAACCCAAAGGCTCAATTTATCTCGAAGGAGAAGAAATAACAAAGAAGCCAATTCAAAAAAGAAAAATATCAATCGTTTATCAAGATTCCATGTTATTCCCCAATATGAGTGTTGAAGAGAACATTCTATTTTCAACAAGATTTTTTAAAAGAGATGCTAACATGATTGACGAACTCATTGAGTTTTTTGATTTAAAACCATTGCTCAATCGCAATGTAAAGACATTATCAGGAGGAGAAAAACAAAAAGTTGCCATAGCAAGAGCACTCATAAGTAAACCAAAGCTACTCCTATTAGACGAACCCTTAAGTTCCATTGATTTCTCATTCAGAGAAGCGTTCTTAGATTTTATCACATCTATACACAGACGATACGAATTAACCACAATCTATGTTACACACAACATAAAAGAGGCTTACACACTCTCAAATAAAACAGCAATATTAGATAAAGGTGAGCTTATAAGATTTGGAAACACACTCAAGGTAATAAACAGACCCAAAACAAAAAGAGAAGCCGAATTCTTAAGCTTTAAAAACATTCTAAAAGATAAAAATGGCAGATGGTTTACAATAGACCCTTACAAGGTAAGAATAAGCAAAAACAACCTTAAAACAGACATAATCCTTAAATCCAAAGTAAAAACCACAAGACCAACGAGAAACGGTTTCAAGATAAAAACAGAAAACAACATAACAGCATTTTCGGATAAACAAATTGAAGGAGAAGTCCTAATCGGTTTTAATAAAAGTGATATGATGTGGCTTGATGAAAGTTAAAATATTGTTTTGGATATTTGCCATCATCATACTTCTTTTCCTCGTTGTTCCTGTGTTAAATATATTAACAGGCTTGCCAATCAATGAACTTATATTATCCCTGAAAGACAAATCTATAATAAATTCTATATTGCTAACCATAACACTCTCACTACTGTCAACAACAATCGTTCTTTTAACTGGCATTCCACTCGCCTATATAATCGCAAGGTTCAACTTCCCATTAAAGGGCTTGGCAGAAGGCATAATAGACATACCAATAATGATACCGCATGTCGCAGCGGGAATAGCTTTACTGTTGAGTTTTGGTGCAAATGGATACTTCGGAGAGATTTTAAAAAAAATCGGCATAACAATCTTAGATAACCCTATAGGTATAACAATAGCAATGATGTTCGTATCAGCACCCTATCTAATAGACGCAGCAAAAGAAGGCTTCAAGAAGGTAGATGTAAGGTTAGAACACGCAGCAAAAACACTCGGCGCAGGTGATATATCCACATTCTTCAGCATAACCCTGCCACTTGCAAAAAAAGACATAATCAACGGAGCACTTCTCATGTGGGGCAGAGGCATAGGCGAGTTTGGTGCAATTGTTATAATAGCCTATCACCCTATGACTGCAACAGTAATGATATACGACAGATTCACATCTTTCGGCCTAACCTATGCCCTTCCAGTGACAACAATTTTAATTCTTGTCTCTTTAGCAATCTTCACAATAGCAAGGTTTATTAATAGGTAACCAATTTAATTGAAAACACAGTAGCTTTTTTGATATTATTTAAAGATGTCTGGTCGTTATCTGATTATTCAGACTGCCTTCTTGGGCGATGCAATACTTACAGAGCCAATCATAGAGACAATAAAGGCAAACCAGAAAGATGCATTTATAGGTGTTATTGTCATACCGGCAAATGTTGAAGTTTTCTCTTTAAATCCAAAGGTTGATGTAATAATACCGTATGATAAACATGGCGAAGATAACGGGATTGTTGGTTTTGCAAAAATCATAAAAACAATTAAAGAATACAGGTTTGACTCTATCATATCACCGCACAGAAGCTTTAGAACGGCCGTAATCTCTTTTTTAAGTGGCGTAAAAAAGAGAATAGGGTTTAAGGATGCAGAAGCAAGCTTTCTATATACACACCGCATAAAAAGGCCAAAGAATATTCATGAAGTCGATAAAAACCTAAGACTCCTTGAGCCTTTTAACTTTAACAACATCGTAAGAGAGATAAGGCTATACTGGTCTGAAGAGAACAAGCGTTTTATAGAAGGCATCTTTGAAGCAAACGACATAAGCTCAACAGATAAAGTTGTTGTGATAAGCCCATCATCTGTCTGGCCTACGAAGAGATGGCCAAAAGAGTATTTCAAAGAAACAGCAGAAGAGCTCAGCAAGAAAGGATACAGGGTAATCCTAATCGGCACAGAGAAGGATAAAGAGATTTGCAGTTTTGTTAAGGGTGAAAACAAAAGAATTGTCGATTTGGCAGGTAAAACACGCATAAAAGACCTGTTTTATCTCATAGCTTGGGCAAAACTTCTAATAAGCAACGACTCTGCACCAGTGCATATAGCAAGTGCATTTAACACGCCAACGATTGAGATATATGGCCCAACAGTGCCAGAGTTTGGTTTTTATCCCTTGAGCGAAAAGCATAAGATTGTCCAGGTTGACCTACCATGCAGACCATGTGGAAAGCATGGAAGTGTTTCTTGTTCGCAAAAACATTTCAAATGCATGAGAGATATAAAACCAGAAACGGTAATTAACGCTGCGTTAGAGCTATTATGAAGTTTCTTGTTATAAGGTTTTCATCCTTAGGAGATATAATACAAACAACGGCATTTGTAAAAAAACTTAAAGAGATTTATCCAAATGGTGAAATTATCTATGCAACAAAGGAAGAGTTTAAAGAGATTTTAGAAGAACAGCCATATATAGACAGATTAATAGGACTAAAAAAAAGTGAAAGCATAACCAATTTTGCAAAAAGGATAGGCAAGGTCCACTGTATATTTGATTTACATAAAAATCTAAGAAGCACTGCTTTATGCAATATTCTCAACCCAGCCTGCATAAAACGGGTAAACAAGAATACGATTTATAGATACGCACTTGTTTTAAAGCTAAAAAGTATCACAAAGATATTTGAAAGAGAAAGCAGAGATAATATTCAAGAGCAGCTAAAACTTATAAATCAGGAAAACTCTCAAGCAAAACCCTATATCAAAGTCAAAAAAAGCAAAACAGATAAAACAGTAATCGGCATTGCACCGGGTGCAAAATGGCATACAAAGATGTGGCCAAAAGAGTATTACAGAGAAGTTGCAAAAATGCTAACAGAGAAAGGCTTTTATGTCTATATATTTGGTTCTAAAGAAGAAGAGCAGGTGGCAAACTTTATAGCCGAAGGATTGGATAGGGTTGAATCATTTGCAGGCAAGTTATCAATAAAAGAGACGGCAGAGAAAATGACGGCATGTAAGGTATTCATCTCAAACGACTCTGCTTTGATGCACCTTGCCAATGCTTTAAACATACCAACCGTTGCCATTTTTGGGCCTACGGTTAAAGGATTTGGATTTTACCCAAAGAGAGATGTGATTGTGCTTGAGAAGGATTTACCATGCAGACCATGTTCTCTTCACGGTTCAGATAGATGCCCAAACGGCACATTAAAATGCCTAAAAGAGATAAAACCAGAAGAAGTCTATAATGCGGTTATGCAATGGTTAAATTAGTTATTAAAAAGGGCAGAATACCTATAAAAATGTGGACAGAAAACATAGAAGAAGGTGCACTCAAACAGGCTATAAACCTATCTAACCTGCCATTTGCCTTTAGTCATGTTGCAATAATGCCCGATGTTCATGAAGGGTTTGGTATGCCTATAGGTGCCGTTGTTGCACTTGAAGATACGCTAATCCCACATGCCGTAGGCGTTGACATAGGCTGCGGTATGCATGCAGTCAAAACGATTTTTGAAGATATAAAGAGAAACGAGCTTGCAGCAATAGTAAAACTGATTAAAGAAGCCATACCCTTAGGATTTGAGAAACATAAAACAGCTCAAGATAAAAACCTAATGCCGAAACCCAAAGTAAAATTGCCAAAACACTTCATAACATTCAAAGAGTATGATAACGCTTTGTATTCGCTTGGCACTCTTGGTGGCGGCAATCATTTTATCGAAATTCAAAAGGGGAGTGATGGACATATATGGTTCATGATACACTCAGGCAGCAGAAACTTGGGCAAACAGGTTGCAGACCATTACAACAAAGTAGCAAAAAACCTTAACGCATCGTGGAATTATCCCGTTCCACCATCCTATGAGTTATTCTATTTACCTATAGAGACAAAAGAAGGTAAAGACTATCTTGAAGAGATGAACTTCTGCATAAAATACGCAAAAGCAAACAGGACACTGATGGCCGAAAGAATAAAAGCAATATTCGAAGTTGTGCTAAGAAAAAGTGATATCGTATTGGAAGAGTATGATGTTATTCACAATTATGCAGCAAAAGAGAAACACTTTGGAAAAGATGTATGGGTTCACAGAAAGGGAGCAACAAGGGCATTCGAAGGAGAGATAGGTATAATTCCAGGCTCTCAAGGTTCTAAATCTTACATAGTCAAAGGTTTGGGTAATCCTGAAAGCTTCAAAAGTTGCTCGCACGGTGCTGGACGGGTTTTAAGCAGACATAAAGCAAGAAAAAGTTTATCCTTGAAAGAAGAAGTGGAAAAACTCAACAAACTCGGTATTATCCACTCTATACGCTCAAAAAGAGACTTAGACGAAGCACCAAGCGCCTATAAAAATATAAACGAAGTAATAAATAACCAGTTGGATTTAATAGAACCTAAGGTTGAACTTTCTCCATTGGCTGTTGTTAAAGGTTGAGATTCTCTGCTATCTTTCCAATCACGGGAAGCGGTTTTATCTTGCCCGTTATAGCGTTTATAATGCCTGTAATTGTAAGAAACATTAAAAATACACTAACAAACAGGTCAAGCGCTTTGCCTACATCGGGTATAAAGAGAATAAATGCGGAAACCAAGTTTGTTATCGTAAGTACCAATCCCTGCTTGACATGATATACAACAAAAGGGTTGTCTTTATGAATAACGGCGGGAATTATCATAAGAAGTCCAAAGTATGATAACCAGGCAAGCCACCTACCCTTCTTTATATACTCTTCTAACTCTCTGTTCTTTTCTATCTCCATTTTTGAACGCCCACTCTGTCGCAGAAATCGTATATCGGGCATTTTGAACAGAACGGAGAAGTCGGTCTGCATATATTTTGGCCAAATGGGACAAGTAAATCGTTAAACTCTATCCAATATTTTTTTGGAAGAATATTTGAAAGAGCAACTTCTGTTTCTTCTGGTGCCTTTGTTTTTACAAGACCAAGTCTGTTCGAGATTCTGTGAACATGTATGTCAACACAGATTGCAGGTATGTTGTATCCCTTTGCAAGCACAAGATTCGCCGTTTTTAATCCAACATTAGGAAGTTTAAGTAAATCGTTCAGATTCGACGGCACAACACCGTCATACTCATCAACTATTATCTGGGCAATCTTCTTTAGATTCTTTGCCTTTGTTTTATAAAAACCGACAGGGTATATTAGCTTTTCTATCTCTTCCTGCTTCAGCTGTTTGAGTGTAAATATATCAGGTGCTCTCTCAAACAGCCTTAAAGACGCTTCTTTTGTTGTCTCGTCTTTTGTTCTTAAGCTTAAGACTGTCGAGACAAGCACCTTATACGGGTCTTTATCCTTTGCAACTTCCGTTACTACAGGTTCTTTAAAGCTTTTATACGCTTCTTTTAAAATCCTTACAACTTCGTCTATATCTTCCTTCTTCATAATTTCGGATTTATCTTAATTTTTGTTTCTCTCTTCAGCTTCTCTATTAGATTGGAAAGTATCTCATCTTCTTTCTGGGCAAGGAGCTGCTGTTTTATACTATCTTTTAGTTTTTCAAACTCTTTCTTGTCGAATATCTTGTCTGTTATTTGATAAACATACACATTACCATCTGTTTTACATAGATTGAGATACCCTTTGTCGTGAGAAAATATATCTTCAATAGCCTTCTCATTAAAAGAACAAGCAAACTTTTTTGTCGGCGTAAGCTTCGTCATATTTTTGACTGTTTTTATCTTTAGCTTCTTCTCTTTGGCTACTTTCTCTAAGCTTTTCTCTTCTTTTGCAAGTTTTAGAATCTCTTTTGCTTTCTCATAAGCCAGTTTTTTTGCCTGCTCTTCTATATAATCCTTTTTTACTTTATCTTTAACCTGCTCAAACTTTGGTATATACGAAGGCTTCTTATCAACAAGTTTGTATATAAGGTATCCTTCCGAAGACAAATCAGGCCCAAATAGTTTGCCCTTCTGAGCAAGTATAGCATTTTGAATCATAGCTTCAGTAAACGGCTGCTTTGGATTCTTCAAAGAGATAAATGGACTCTCTTTAAGTTTTAGTCCGTATTCTTTGGCTGCCTTTTTTAGACTCTCTTTAGAGTCTCTAATTTTAACAAATATTTTATCCGCTTCAACAAACCAAATCTTTTTCGCTTTTGTTTCTTTAAGATAATTGATTATATCCTTTTTAACTTTATCAAACGGTCTGATAAATGGTTCTTTAATATCTTCAATTAAAGCTATATGATAGCCAAACTTTGTTTTGAATGGTTTGGATATCTCGCCTTTTTTCAGTTTAACAATAGCATTCCAGAAGCTGTCTATAACCATATTTTTTGTAATATACCCCAAATCGCCGCCAACATTTTTTGTAAGTTTATCAGCCGAATATTCCTTAACGGCTTCTTTGAAGGTTATTTTCTTATCCTTCAAAAGTTTATACACCCTTTCAGCTTCTTGCTTGAGCTCTTCATCTGTCTGGTTATCCTTTTTGGCAAACAGAATATGGGCAACCCTTATTCTTAGTGGAACTTTAAAATAGGATTTATGCTCTTCATAGAACTTTTTGGCTTCTTCATCTGATACCTTTACTTTCTTCTCAACATAACTCAACGGAACAGCTATATACTCAAACTTAACCATTGTCGGCACTCTGTATTTCTCTTTATGCAAAAGGTAGTATTTTTTAAGCTCTTTATCATTAACTTTTATGCTTTTTTCAAAATCCTTCCAATTGAATACAACAAACTCTATATTCACTTTGGAATAATTCTTATCAAAAAACTTTTTTACTTCTTTATCCGTAATTTTTACATTCTTAAACAGCTTTTCTTTCAATTTAGTTATATAAAGCGAAGTTTTTAAACTCTCTTCATACTCCTTTGGGTTTATGTTGTTTGCCTTAAGAAGTGCAAGATACTTCTCTTTTGAAAACTTGCCGTTTACAAAGAAGGCTGGATTTGACTGAATAGCCTTTATCACATCTTCATCTGTGACCTTTATACCTTCCCTTTTTGCTTCTTCAATTAGAAGTGCCCTTTCGATAAGCATATCTATTGTTTTCTGTTTTATATTGAGTTTCTTTATGTCTTCTTCCGTTATATTTCCGCCCTTTAGTTGGCTAATCAGTTGTATATAAAACTTGTATATATCGTTGTATGTTTTTTCATACTCTGGAATGCTTATCTTTATATCCCCCACTTCAATGGCTGTATTACTGCCCATAGTAAATGGGCCTCTAACAAATAGATATGCACCACCAATTATGAAAGCTGCTGCTGCAATCCACAACAAAATAGCAAACTTCTTTATGTTTTTTCTCAAAAAGTCAAGCATACAAACCCCCTACTCTTCTGTAATAGAAATACGGCAAATTATACATTTTGATTTTCAATCTATCAAATAATCTTGCAAAGTCTCTTCATGGGCAAACCTATAACGGTTGTTATGTCTCCTTCTATAAGGTGCATGAAGTGTCTGGCTCTGCCCTGAATTGCATAACCTGCAGCTCTTCCCATATATTCGTTTGTATCAAGGTAACTATTTATCTCATCTTCTGTTAATTTATCAACTTTAACGCTTGCAACTTCAACAAACCTTTCGCACCACTTATCACTTATCACACTTACACCCGTATAAACCTGATGAATCTTTCCAGAAAGCATCGAGAGTATCTGGTAGGCTTCTTCTCTATCCTTTGGTTTGCCTATCACCCTTCCATCAAAATATATAACCGTATCAGCACCTATTACAATCTGATTTTTTCTCTTTACGCTCAAAGCCTTTAAAAAACTAACCCTTAGCAGATACTCCACTATACTCTCTCCAACAAAGCGCTTCTCGTCTATATTCGATACCGTTATAATTGCATTCCTTTTACACTTCTTCAAAAGTCTTCTTCTTGCTTGCGATTTAGTCGCAAGAACAATCATCAAAATAACTCCTTACAAAATCCGACACCCTTTTAAATTTAGAGTCTATCTTAAGCTTTAGACTATCTTCACTCAAAAGAAATTCTACCAACTTTATGCCCTGCTCATTCAGTTTTGAAGATAGACCAGCAATCCTTGCCGTATTCAAAACCTTAAAGAGAAATCTGTAAGTATCTTCAATCTCTTCAAGCCCTTTTATGTCTTTCTTCTTCAATTTCTCTATAAGCTTGAGCGTGCCAGAACCAATATCTGCGCACTCATTTTCAAAGGATAGGGATTGAACAAAAAAGTCTATCGTAGTCAATCCACCAAACGAACTTTTTATATCAAAACCAACACCCTTATTCTCCACGATTTTTTTAAGCATACAGAATATCTCGCATTTAGAAGGCGGCCTATTCAA
This genomic stretch from Hippea alviniae EP5-r harbors:
- a CDS encoding DUF134 domain-containing protein, translated to MPRRRKRARIGYRFGKVCFKPCGMPRYNLDKVTLTYDELEAIRLADLEGMYQQDASQLMNVSRPTFSRIIERAHQKIAEALIHSKAIEIEEHIEDE
- a CDS encoding HIT family protein, with translation MNSCIFCKYEELNVILKNELCYAIFDKYPVNKGHMLIIPYRHIESLFDATEKEIKAIFSLLKEAKAYLDGEFKPDGYNVGVNIGKYAGQTVMHLHVHLIPRYKGDIDNPTGGVRGVIPSKMRYPFS
- a CDS encoding MoaD/ThiS family protein, which translates into the protein MAKLRFYTLLREKLNTDNIDIKISKNMDLMQILRKAEKEINKHFVNDLINNESTLILINGKNFHQLNCFSTEISDSDIIDIFPSAGGG
- a CDS encoding HesA/MoeB/ThiF family protein, encoding MRKIFFRNIQFFGKESVNKIKNSEVAVCGVGGLGCVVADILTRMGVGKIKLLDKGIVDEPDIGRQLLYDYFDIGKKKVAAAKEKLIKIRTSKIESYMVDIQNDNLDFLETVSVVADCLDNYSSRYSLENIIKEHQFLVHGSVENSYGQITTIKKKETVKLKELYFGLKEKEEIAVSTPAVFFVGTLMAEEIINCILLKPKLKNTLLVANLSDFSLSKIPLSID
- a CDS encoding methyltransferase domain-containing protein; the protein is MGFDKNAWNYLVSSDHRVGEDLEFIRVYFKGLKFEKLLDIASGAGHFANIFDANSKVISDISLNMLKTAKKHYGFEQVVRCDAMNLPFKDNSFDIATCRIAFHHFRRPFEFFKEVHRILKLKAFFVLIDSIVDIDDKELNRIEKIRDKTHYKSHTVEEILSFAKGFRLISFHTIFKRHNFEEWAARLSPDKDTFNRIENAFLELNRDIKNELKVEIKDGKVVSYTDKKGIFIFQRLGG
- the wtpA gene encoding tungstate ABC transporter substrate-binding protein WtpA; the encoded protein is MLKRFFSFVLVFILAFTLPAFAKKDIIVFHAGSLSVPFKKMAKELEKLHPEYHVVLEASGSRMAARKIADLHRPCDVMGSADYTVINNLLIDTGNAKFNALFATNEMAIVFTDKSRYANIINSKNWYKILLKKDVIVGHSNPNDDPCGYRAMLVAKLAEKYYHIPGFFKKLFGYPDYYKPGFEKKGKVIVRPKETDLIALLQMHYIDYIFLYKSVAIQHHLRYITLPPEISLKSKKFEDFYKTVSFKVSGKKPGQFIVKKGAPMIYGLTIPQNFNSPPNKKGAVLFAKFILSKEGQKIMKECGQGIINPPIIEGDASILNSK
- a CDS encoding ATP-binding cassette domain-containing protein, with translation MSFLSVKDLSLKLGNFELKNISFEIDKGDFLAVLGRTGSGKTSLLECLTGFKKPKGSIYLEGEEITKKPIQKRKISIVYQDSMLFPNMSVEENILFSTRFFKRDANMIDELIEFFDLKPLLNRNVKTLSGGEKQKVAIARALISKPKLLLLDEPLSSIDFSFREAFLDFITSIHRRYELTTIYVTHNIKEAYTLSNKTAILDKGELIRFGNTLKVINRPKTKREAEFLSFKNILKDKNGRWFTIDPYKVRISKNNLKTDIILKSKVKTTRPTRNGFKIKTENNITAFSDKQIEGEVLIGFNKSDMMWLDES
- a CDS encoding ABC transporter permease; its protein translation is MKVKILFWIFAIIILLFLVVPVLNILTGLPINELILSLKDKSIINSILLTITLSLLSTTIVLLTGIPLAYIIARFNFPLKGLAEGIIDIPIMIPHVAAGIALLLSFGANGYFGEILKKIGITILDNPIGITIAMMFVSAPYLIDAAKEGFKKVDVRLEHAAKTLGAGDISTFFSITLPLAKKDIINGALLMWGRGIGEFGAIVIIAYHPMTATVMIYDRFTSFGLTYALPVTTILILVSLAIFTIARFINR
- the waaF gene encoding lipopolysaccharide heptosyltransferase II, with protein sequence MSGRYLIIQTAFLGDAILTEPIIETIKANQKDAFIGVIVIPANVEVFSLNPKVDVIIPYDKHGEDNGIVGFAKIIKTIKEYRFDSIISPHRSFRTAVISFLSGVKKRIGFKDAEASFLYTHRIKRPKNIHEVDKNLRLLEPFNFNNIVREIRLYWSEENKRFIEGIFEANDISSTDKVVVISPSSVWPTKRWPKEYFKETAEELSKKGYRVILIGTEKDKEICSFVKGENKRIVDLAGKTRIKDLFYLIAWAKLLISNDSAPVHIASAFNTPTIEIYGPTVPEFGFYPLSEKHKIVQVDLPCRPCGKHGSVSCSQKHFKCMRDIKPETVINAALELL
- a CDS encoding glycosyltransferase family 9 protein, whose product is MKFLVIRFSSLGDIIQTTAFVKKLKEIYPNGEIIYATKEEFKEILEEQPYIDRLIGLKKSESITNFAKRIGKVHCIFDLHKNLRSTALCNILNPACIKRVNKNTIYRYALVLKLKSITKIFERESRDNIQEQLKLINQENSQAKPYIKVKKSKTDKTVIGIAPGAKWHTKMWPKEYYREVAKMLTEKGFYVYIFGSKEEEQVANFIAEGLDRVESFAGKLSIKETAEKMTACKVFISNDSALMHLANALNIPTVAIFGPTVKGFGFYPKRDVIVLEKDLPCRPCSLHGSDRCPNGTLKCLKEIKPEEVYNAVMQWLN
- a CDS encoding RtcB family protein is translated as MVKLVIKKGRIPIKMWTENIEEGALKQAINLSNLPFAFSHVAIMPDVHEGFGMPIGAVVALEDTLIPHAVGVDIGCGMHAVKTIFEDIKRNELAAIVKLIKEAIPLGFEKHKTAQDKNLMPKPKVKLPKHFITFKEYDNALYSLGTLGGGNHFIEIQKGSDGHIWFMIHSGSRNLGKQVADHYNKVAKNLNASWNYPVPPSYELFYLPIETKEGKDYLEEMNFCIKYAKANRTLMAERIKAIFEVVLRKSDIVLEEYDVIHNYAAKEKHFGKDVWVHRKGATRAFEGEIGIIPGSQGSKSYIVKGLGNPESFKSCSHGAGRVLSRHKARKSLSLKEEVEKLNKLGIIHSIRSKRDLDEAPSAYKNINEVINNQLDLIEPKVELSPLAVVKG